From Nicotiana tabacum cultivar K326 chromosome 22, ASM71507v2, whole genome shotgun sequence, one genomic window encodes:
- the LOC107828386 gene encoding protein DEHYDRATION-INDUCED 19 homolog 5 isoform X2 — translation MDVDFWSSSVNSTKNISAVQSTYLINSDSQLNVDNEGGEDVRTWFPCPFCYVEIEVPMLCCHLQDEHCFDLKNAVCPICAASLGKDPIVHFSVQHAQSVKRRRKYLKSGYRDNATAMIGKDLQDIASYFETNSGVGRYKGHEPAPDPLLLPFLCNVPPTHTESRRQDKSSVCDTATTEIERKLLVSDPALEEDFEEKRQRAAFLQELIASTIF, via the exons ATGGATGTGGACTTTTGGAGTTCAAGCGTAAACTCAACCAAGAATATTTCTGCTGTCCAATCTACTTATTTAATCAATTCTG ATTCTCAATTGAATGTGGACAATGAAGGAGGAGAAGATGTTAGGACTTGGTTCCCTTGCCCTTTCTGTTATGTGGAAATTGAAGTGCCAATGCTTTGCTGCCATTTGCAAGATGAGCATTGTTTTGACTTAAAAAACGCG GTCTGTCCCATATGTGCTGCAAGTTTGGGAAAAGATCCTATTGTACATTTTTCTGTACAACATGCACAGTCAGTTAAG AGAAGGAGAAAATACCTAAAATCTGGCTACAGGGATAATGCCACGGCTATGATTGGGAAGGATCTTCAAGATATAGCTTCGTATTTTGAGACAAATTCAGGGGTTGGTCGGTACAAAGGGCACGAACCTGCTCCCGATCCACTTCTATTGCCATTTCTCTGCAATGTGCCTCCTACTCATACCGAAAGCAGGCGGCAAGACAAGTCTTCTGTTTGTGACACTGCTACTACTGAAATAGAAAG GAAGCTGCTCGTATCTGATCCAGCACTGGAAGAGGATTTTGAAGAGAAGAGGCAGAGAGCTGCATTCCTTCAAGAGCTGATTGCGTCAACTATCTTCTAG
- the LOC107828386 gene encoding protein DEHYDRATION-INDUCED 19 homolog 6 isoform X3, with protein sequence MLEPLAFIFYQFGSISMDSQLNVDNEGGEDVRTWFPCPFCYVEIEVPMLCCHLQDEHCFDLKNAVCPICAASLGKDPIVHFSVQHAQSVKRRRKYLKSGYRDNATAMIGKDLQDIASYFETNSGVGRYKGHEPAPDPLLLPFLCNVPPTHTESRRQDKSSVCDTATTEIESRKLLVSDPALEEDFEEKRQRAAFLQELIASTIF encoded by the exons ATGCTTGAACCTTTGGCTTTCATTTTCTATCAATTTGGTAGTATCTCCATGG ATTCTCAATTGAATGTGGACAATGAAGGAGGAGAAGATGTTAGGACTTGGTTCCCTTGCCCTTTCTGTTATGTGGAAATTGAAGTGCCAATGCTTTGCTGCCATTTGCAAGATGAGCATTGTTTTGACTTAAAAAACGCG GTCTGTCCCATATGTGCTGCAAGTTTGGGAAAAGATCCTATTGTACATTTTTCTGTACAACATGCACAGTCAGTTAAG AGAAGGAGAAAATACCTAAAATCTGGCTACAGGGATAATGCCACGGCTATGATTGGGAAGGATCTTCAAGATATAGCTTCGTATTTTGAGACAAATTCAGGGGTTGGTCGGTACAAAGGGCACGAACCTGCTCCCGATCCACTTCTATTGCCATTTCTCTGCAATGTGCCTCCTACTCATACCGAAAGCAGGCGGCAAGACAAGTCTTCTGTTTGTGACACTGCTACTACTGAAATAGAAAG CAGGAAGCTGCTCGTATCTGATCCAGCACTGGAAGAGGATTTTGAAGAGAAGAGGCAGAGAGCTGCATTCCTTCAAGAGCTGATTGCGTCAACTATCTTCTAG
- the LOC107828388 gene encoding protein JOKA2: MESSIVIKVNYGKTLRRFNACVADDKHGLNMDGLRDKIFQLFNFAPNTKLTLTYIDEDGDVVTLVDDEDLQDITRQNLNPLRICVRLNTKKIIRSSDASSGNSTTLRSPVVQPTFPNINSSVSDLLKSLPESKSGKILKHSADMATKASSAAREIAELSKSLSAIGLSYLKQASGSQPASETGSQGPASGINTGVTVTKDLIGCVVDETTSQAFTSVKSGEPSLKKEEPSPAENAEEAIFKFASQPKNHTESTDASKLRSSQPYRSETQCESLSKNPKPNTCLVDGKKEQSKKFGDSHLVGKALGSSYSSSSPTSLEKAADKQPGGSASSNFAKILWDSCSLGCNGSSSEILSNGFRSPSSYLMTGVPVAKDTVLPQYSPFEIPFKKSHNHSDGAATIFHRGVRCDGCGVHPITGPRFKSKVKEDYDLCSICFAQMGNDADYIRMDHPVTYQHPLAFKGLYDPNGWMRSPTVPQVSQGCGLKSGRPKLDSCFIEDVSVLDGSIMAPSAPFIKIWRMRNNGNIVWPKGTKLVWIGGDRLCDACSVELQITSDGLAVNQELDVAVVFTASELPGKYISYWRMASPSGQFFGQRVWVLIQVDPSVNLRKKEFDESSQYLNLNFPPASSGVDGPELSNPTMELVEPVVAGNPNKEQEESKPSINDSLLTVVGDKSSVSPSAPGSSISYPIDLSEAAPAVTSATPPSVTEMQASSQDVRGNSDVEATLLKELEEMGFKQVDLNKEILRMNEYDLEHAVDDLCGVADWDPILDELEEMGFHNKEMNRKLLKKNNGSIKRVVMDLIAGEN; this comes from the exons GTGAATTATGGAAAGACACTTAGACGATTCAATGCCTGTGTTGCTGATGATAAACATGGCCTTAATATGGATGGATTGAGAGACAAGAtctttcaacttttcaactttgctCCAAATACTAAACTCACACTGACATACATTGATGAGGACGGTGATGTTGTAACGCTCGTTGATGATGAAGATCTGCAGGATATCACGAGGCAGAACCTGAATCCCCTGCGAATATGTGTGAGATTGAACACTAAAAAGATTATCAGATCTTCAGATGCATCTAGTGGAAATTCTACCACCCTGAGATCCCCAGTGGTCCAGCCTACATTTCCGAACATAAATTCAAGTGTTTCTGATCTTCTCAAATCTTTGCCAGAATCAAAAAGCGGAAAAATCTTAAAGCACTCTGCAGACATGGCGACTAAAGCTTCATCAGCTGCCCGAGAAATTGCTGAGCTTTCCAAATCTCTCTCGGCGATCGGCTTATCCTACCTAAAGCAGGCTTCGGGATCTCAGCCTGCCTCAGAAACTGGCTCACAGGGTCCAGCATCTGGAATCAATACGGGTGTGACAGTGACAAAAGACTTAATTGGCTGTGTTGTAGATGAAACAACCTCACAAGCATTTACTAGTGTTAAAAGTGGAGAGCCGTCCCTCAAAAAGGAAGAGCCATCCCCTGCAGAGAATGCTGAGGAGGCAATCTTTAAATTTGCAAGCCAACCCAAAAATCATACTGAATCTACAGATGCCTCAAAACTGAGATCTTCCCAACCATATCGGAGTGAAACTCAATGTGAATCGTTATCCAAAAATCCTAAGCCTAACACATGTCTGGTTGATGGTAAGAAGGAACAAAGTAAGAAATTTGGTGATTCCCATCTTGTCGGAAAGGCCCTTGGTAGTTCGTATTCTAGTTCCTCACCCACAAGCCTAGAAAAGGCAGCTGATAAACAGCCAGGTGGCTCTGCAAGTTCCAATTTTGCAAAAATACTCTGGGACTCTTGTAGTTTGGGTTGCAATGGTAGTTCATCCGAGATTCTTTCTAATGGTTTTAGATCTCCAAGTTCATATCTCATGACTGGGGTGCCTGTGGCAAAAGACACTGTGCTGCCTCAATACTCTCCTTTTGAGATACCATTTAAAAAGAGCCATAATCACAGTGATGGGGCAGCAACAATTTTTCATAGAGGTGTTCGTTGTGATGGTTGTGGGGTTCATCCTATAACTGGCCctaggttcaaatctaaagt AAAGGAGGACTATGATCTCTGCAGCATATGCTTTGCACAAATGGGAAATGATGCTGATTACATCAGAATGGATCATCCTGTTACTTACCAGCATCCCTTAGCTTTCAAGGGTTTATATGATCCT AATGGGTGGATGCGCTCCCCTACCGTTCCACAAGTATCTCAAGGCTGTGGGTTGAAATCAGGTCGACCTAAGCTGGACAGCTGCTTCATAGAGGATGTCAGTGTACTTGATGGCAGTATCATGGCTCCTTCGGCTCCATTTATCAAGATCTGGAGAATGAGGAACAATGGTAATATTGTCTGGCCAAAAGGAACAAAACTTGTTTGGATTGGGGGAGATAGATTATGTGATGCATGCTCTGTTGAGTTACAG ATTACTTCGGATGGCTTGGCGGTTAACCAGGAGCTCGATGTGGCAGTTGTTTTTACTGCTTCTGAGCTTCCTGGTAAGTACATCTCCTACTGGAGGATGGCCTCACCTTCAGGGCAATTCTTTGGTCAGCGTGTATGGGTGCTTATCCAG GTTGATCCCTCAGTGAACCTTCGAAAAAAGGAGTTTGATGAATCCTCTCAGTACTTGAACTTGAATTTCCCTCCAGCCAGCAGTGGCGTAGATGGACCTGAACTCTCAAACCCAACCATGGAGTTGGTTGAGCCAGTGGTTGCTGGAAACCCAAATAAGGAGCAGGAGGAATCCAAGCCAAGCATTAATGATAGCTTGTTAACTGTTGTTGGTGACAAGTCGAGCGTCTCTCCTTCAGCACCTGGTTCATCAATTTCATATCCCATTGATTTATCTGAGGCAGCACCAGCTGTTACTTCTGCTACACCACCCTCTGTTACTGAGATGCAGGCATCTTCACAGGATGTTAGAGGAAACAGTGACGTTGAGGCGACCCTCCTCAAGGAACTGGAGGAGATGGGTTTCAAACAGGTAGACTTAAACAAAGAAATCTTGAGGATGAACGAGTATGACTTGGAACATGCAGTTGATGATCTTTGCGGTGTTGCCGACTGGGATCCTATCCTTGACGAGCTGGAGGAGATG GGTTTCCACAACAAAGAGATGAACAGGAAGCTACTTAAGAAGAATAATGGAAGCATCAAGCGTGTTGTGATGGATCTTATTGCTGGAGAAAATTAG
- the LOC107828392 gene encoding uncharacterized protein LOC107828392, giving the protein MKQKQEIQEEQDLEILKAVAQAWHGHSSSLRTAVEFDPHCHNFKSKPSRFKLEAMSKVSTRKIYGAGSWDFKQSLWDSYELVNVSKKLEMELMLDHPLSALDELNWNIGKKHEGEKSLRDLFNMSSRRFNEAELPKDEGLFFF; this is encoded by the coding sequence ATGAAGCAAAAGCAGGAAATTCAAGAGGAACAAGACCTTGAAATCCTCAAGGCTGTGGCACAAGCATGGCATGGTCACTCTAGCAGCCTTAGGACCGCCGTCGAATTCGACCCTCACTGCCATAATTTCAAGAGCAAGCCATCAAGATTCAAGCTTGAAGCTATGAGCAAAGTGTCTACCAGGAAAATTTATGGTGCAGGTAGCTGGGATTTTAAGCAATCCCTTTGGGATTCTTATGAGCTTGTAAATGTATCCAAAAAGTTAGAGATGGAGCTAATGCTAGACCATCCACTTTCTGCATTGGATGAGCTAAACTGGAATATTGGTAAGAAGCACGAGGGTGAAAAAAGCTTAAGAGACTTGTTCAACATGTCATCGAGGAGATTTAATGAAGCTGAACTACCAAAAGATGagggtcttttttttttttaa
- the LOC107828386 gene encoding protein DEHYDRATION-INDUCED 19 homolog 6 isoform X4 — translation MLNSQLNVDNEGGEDVRTWFPCPFCYVEIEVPMLCCHLQDEHCFDLKNAVCPICAASLGKDPIVHFSVQHAQSVKRRRKYLKSGYRDNATAMIGKDLQDIASYFETNSGVGRYKGHEPAPDPLLLPFLCNVPPTHTESRRQDKSSVCDTATTEIESRKLLVSDPALEEDFEEKRQRAAFLQELIASTIF, via the exons ATGCTGA ATTCTCAATTGAATGTGGACAATGAAGGAGGAGAAGATGTTAGGACTTGGTTCCCTTGCCCTTTCTGTTATGTGGAAATTGAAGTGCCAATGCTTTGCTGCCATTTGCAAGATGAGCATTGTTTTGACTTAAAAAACGCG GTCTGTCCCATATGTGCTGCAAGTTTGGGAAAAGATCCTATTGTACATTTTTCTGTACAACATGCACAGTCAGTTAAG AGAAGGAGAAAATACCTAAAATCTGGCTACAGGGATAATGCCACGGCTATGATTGGGAAGGATCTTCAAGATATAGCTTCGTATTTTGAGACAAATTCAGGGGTTGGTCGGTACAAAGGGCACGAACCTGCTCCCGATCCACTTCTATTGCCATTTCTCTGCAATGTGCCTCCTACTCATACCGAAAGCAGGCGGCAAGACAAGTCTTCTGTTTGTGACACTGCTACTACTGAAATAGAAAG CAGGAAGCTGCTCGTATCTGATCCAGCACTGGAAGAGGATTTTGAAGAGAAGAGGCAGAGAGCTGCATTCCTTCAAGAGCTGATTGCGTCAACTATCTTCTAG
- the LOC107828386 gene encoding protein DEHYDRATION-INDUCED 19 homolog 6 isoform X1, with product MDVDFWSSSVNSTKNISAVQSTYLINSDSQLNVDNEGGEDVRTWFPCPFCYVEIEVPMLCCHLQDEHCFDLKNAVCPICAASLGKDPIVHFSVQHAQSVKRRRKYLKSGYRDNATAMIGKDLQDIASYFETNSGVGRYKGHEPAPDPLLLPFLCNVPPTHTESRRQDKSSVCDTATTEIESRKLLVSDPALEEDFEEKRQRAAFLQELIASTIF from the exons ATGGATGTGGACTTTTGGAGTTCAAGCGTAAACTCAACCAAGAATATTTCTGCTGTCCAATCTACTTATTTAATCAATTCTG ATTCTCAATTGAATGTGGACAATGAAGGAGGAGAAGATGTTAGGACTTGGTTCCCTTGCCCTTTCTGTTATGTGGAAATTGAAGTGCCAATGCTTTGCTGCCATTTGCAAGATGAGCATTGTTTTGACTTAAAAAACGCG GTCTGTCCCATATGTGCTGCAAGTTTGGGAAAAGATCCTATTGTACATTTTTCTGTACAACATGCACAGTCAGTTAAG AGAAGGAGAAAATACCTAAAATCTGGCTACAGGGATAATGCCACGGCTATGATTGGGAAGGATCTTCAAGATATAGCTTCGTATTTTGAGACAAATTCAGGGGTTGGTCGGTACAAAGGGCACGAACCTGCTCCCGATCCACTTCTATTGCCATTTCTCTGCAATGTGCCTCCTACTCATACCGAAAGCAGGCGGCAAGACAAGTCTTCTGTTTGTGACACTGCTACTACTGAAATAGAAAG CAGGAAGCTGCTCGTATCTGATCCAGCACTGGAAGAGGATTTTGAAGAGAAGAGGCAGAGAGCTGCATTCCTTCAAGAGCTGATTGCGTCAACTATCTTCTAG